A single Populus nigra chromosome 13, ddPopNigr1.1, whole genome shotgun sequence DNA region contains:
- the LOC133671061 gene encoding uncharacterized protein LOC133671061 codes for MESDMVIHNGGCHCRRVRWRVQAPSSVVAWNCNCSDCSMRGNTHFIVPSEKFELLGDSKEFLTTYTFGTHTAKHTFCKFCGITSFYIPRSNPDGVAVTFRCVDPGTLTHVEIKHYDGRNWESSYNQTGIASCSQGTD; via the coding sequence ATGGAATCAGACATGGTTATCCATAATGGAGGATGTCATTGCAGGAGAGTAAGGTGGCGAGTCCAAGCACCAAGTAGTGTTGTCGCTTGGAACTGCAACTGTTCTGATTGTTCCATGAGGGGAAACACTCACTTCATTGTCCCTTCTGAAAAGTTTGAGCTTCTTGGAGATTCCAAAGAATTTCTTACAACCTACACTTTTGGCACGCATACAGCAAAGCACACATTCTGTAAGTTTTGTGGCATAACTTCGTTTTACATTCCACGATCAAATCCAGATGGGGTTGCGGTTACTTTCAGATGTGTGGACCCAGGGACTCTCACTCATGTTGAGATTAAGCACTATGATGGGAGGAATTGGGAAAGCTCATACAATCAGACAGGCATTGCTTCATGCTCCCAAGGTACAGACTGA